The Rhododendron vialii isolate Sample 1 chromosome 8a, ASM3025357v1 genome has a window encoding:
- the LOC131336662 gene encoding CASP-like protein 5C1 has translation MDQMPGALGTSASLALRLGQAIFSIASLLFMCLDIDFYSYTSFCFLVTIMGLVTPWSLTLALVDVYSVFFKRPSRQPGVMSIIVVGDWVLSFLSLAAACSTASVTNVLINSTNFCRSRMCSRYQLSAAMTFLSWFLSLASSLFNLWLLPSL, from the exons ATGGACCAAATGCCGGGGGCCTTGGGTACGAGTGCCAGCTTGGCTCTGCGACTGGGGCAGGCCATCTTCTCTATCGCTTCCCTCCTCTTCATGTGCCTTGACATTGACTTCTATAGCTATACTTCTTTCTG CTTCTTGGTAACAATTATGGGTTTAGTAACCCCATGGAGCTTGACATTGGCGCTAGTGGATGTGTATTCTGTCTTTTTTAAACGGCCGTCTCGTCAGCCAGGAGTAATGTCGATCATCGTTGTAGGAGATTGG GTACTCTCGTTTCTGTCACTTGCTGCAGCGTGCTCAACGGCCAGTGTGACGAATGTGCTGATCAATTCCACGAATTTCTGCCGTTCAAGGATGTGCAGTAGATATCAACTCTCCGCTGCTATGACTTTCTTGTCTTGGTTTCTATCGTTAGCCTCCTCTCTCTTCAATCTTTGGCTTCTCCCTTCTCTATAA